The following coding sequences are from one Corticium candelabrum chromosome 20, ooCorCand1.1, whole genome shotgun sequence window:
- the LOC134196100 gene encoding sentrin-specific protease 2-like, whose protein sequence is MEEESDLCAVRLPEDLQCLEEHRWLSDDVIWQYLELVRSTIPCKEKIELVDSLFMEKYKLCEYDGVSNWKKQWTLSDNEKLLFVINDNSNHWTLMVGKPKKKTMMYYDSLGGNEKSYFEIIQYGVTHDSI, encoded by the exons atgGAAGAGGAATCTGATCTTTGCGCTGTGCGCCTACCTGAAGACCTTCAATGTCTAGAAGAACACAGATGGCTTAGTGATGAT GTTATTTGGCAATATCTAGAGCTTGTTCGAAGCACTATCCCTTGCAAAGAGAAG ATTGAACTGGTTGATAGCCTCTTCATGGAAAAGTACAAGTTGTGTGAATATGATGGTGTGAGTAACTGGAAAAAG CAATGGACATTGTCAGACAATGAAAAGCTTCTATTTGTTATCAATGACAACTCTAACCACTGGACACTTATG GTTGGTAAACCCAAGAAGAAAACTATGATGTACTATGACTCATTGGGTGGCAATGAAAAATCGTACTTTGAAATTATACAGTATGGAGTAACACATGACTCAATATAA